The proteins below are encoded in one region of Pedococcus aerophilus:
- a CDS encoding VOC family protein gives MTQIKSFDHVGVTVADLDAAVDFFVGLGLELEGRTFVEGEFLDTVCGIPDSRTEIAMLRPPGGGTALELATFVRPELIPGSPNAMANELGLRNVCFVVHDLQSTVDRLAGEGYGLVGGVGRHEDTWLMAYVRGPEGIVVSLTEQIGPLSAG, from the coding sequence ATGACCCAGATCAAGAGCTTCGACCACGTCGGCGTCACCGTCGCTGACCTCGACGCCGCCGTGGACTTCTTCGTCGGGCTCGGACTCGAGCTCGAGGGACGTACGTTCGTCGAGGGCGAGTTCCTCGACACCGTCTGCGGCATCCCCGACTCTCGGACGGAGATTGCCATGCTGCGGCCGCCGGGTGGTGGCACGGCCCTGGAGCTGGCCACCTTCGTGCGTCCGGAGCTCATCCCCGGTTCACCAAACGCCATGGCCAACGAACTCGGCCTGCGCAACGTCTGCTTCGTCGTCCACGACCTGCAGTCGACCGTGGACCGCTTGGCCGGTGAGGGGTACGGCCTCGTCGGCGGAGTGGGACGCCACGAGGACACGTGGTTGATGGCCTACGTGCGCGGACCGGAGGGCATCGTCGTCTCCCTCACCGAGCAGATCGGTCCGCTCTCAGCAGGTTGA
- a CDS encoding GNAT family N-acetyltransferase encodes MTEVDEGTLSATGQSFTWLPANQASAQDVEAVFATGGAHKCRCQAMKVPGWIWRDTTQEQRDVALVEQTACGIDGPTSGLIGYVDGEAAGWVAIEPRENYPRLWSRKQPWMRMDPELEGVWSVTCFVVRKGFRRSGLTYELAAATIEYGEQVGAHILEGYPIEPPPGKTVIWDEASVGLLQVFLEAGYEVAASPTLRRRVVRRQLHTRQ; translated from the coding sequence ATGACTGAGGTGGATGAGGGGACCCTCTCCGCGACCGGCCAGTCCTTCACCTGGCTGCCTGCCAACCAGGCGAGCGCGCAGGACGTCGAGGCGGTGTTCGCCACGGGCGGCGCGCACAAGTGTCGCTGCCAGGCGATGAAGGTACCCGGCTGGATCTGGCGCGACACGACGCAGGAGCAGCGGGACGTGGCGCTGGTCGAGCAGACCGCCTGCGGAATCGACGGTCCGACGTCGGGGCTGATCGGCTACGTGGACGGCGAGGCGGCCGGTTGGGTCGCCATCGAACCGCGGGAGAACTACCCCCGTCTGTGGAGCCGCAAGCAGCCGTGGATGCGGATGGACCCCGAGCTCGAAGGTGTCTGGTCGGTCACCTGCTTCGTCGTGCGCAAGGGTTTCCGCCGTTCAGGTCTCACCTACGAGCTCGCCGCAGCCACGATCGAGTACGGCGAACAGGTCGGCGCCCACATCCTGGAGGGCTACCCGATCGAACCACCGCCGGGCAAGACCGTGATCTGGGACGAGGCCTCCGTCGGACTGCTCCAGGTCTTCCTCGAAGCCGGTTACGAGGTCGCGGCCTCCCCCACCCTGCGCCGACGCGTCGTGCGACGGCAGCTGCACACGCGTCAATGA
- a CDS encoding serine hydrolase domain-containing protein — protein MPLPTSSPSAQHVDARGVLALLDALEAGGHDPHSLLVARHGHVIARGWWAPYSADRNQLVYSLSKSFTAATVGLLVDAGRVALEDKVFDLIPATEVPAGAEIHERFTRLTLGHCLTMATGHEVDAWTAAVGKAARTPSDDGTDPVLGAILANPPEQEPGTVWAYNQIATYLAGAVVRAVTGDGLLEFARPRLLDPLGAHDVRWHRTATGRELGFSGIHVGSDAILALAQTHLDAGRWDGEQLLSPEWVARAVAPSGLPNTEADPNPDWAQGYGCSFWNARHGYRGDGAYGQYAIVLPEEDIAIAITSEAVDMQAVLELVWAHLLPAVDRDGDAAADDDLADRLAALQVPTPASTGTGPDEASWTRAGDSTLPEAYGAASLSRSGAAYELVLDHDGTKAPITVGDGAWTESVLAVDGAELPVVAAGGWQEDGTFTADLRLIETPHSVQVRTHTDGTVTLGWREVPLHGPDPVNVAVRGPALPAQT, from the coding sequence GTGCCTCTCCCGACCAGCTCGCCCTCCGCCCAGCACGTCGACGCCCGCGGCGTCCTCGCCCTCCTCGACGCCCTCGAGGCCGGTGGGCACGACCCGCACAGCCTCCTGGTCGCCAGGCACGGCCACGTCATCGCCCGCGGCTGGTGGGCGCCCTACTCGGCCGACCGCAACCAGCTCGTCTACTCCCTGAGCAAGTCGTTCACCGCGGCGACCGTCGGGCTGCTCGTCGACGCGGGCCGGGTCGCGTTGGAGGACAAGGTCTTCGACCTCATCCCCGCGACCGAAGTCCCTGCCGGTGCCGAGATCCACGAGCGCTTCACCCGCCTCACCCTGGGCCACTGCCTCACCATGGCGACCGGACACGAGGTCGACGCCTGGACCGCGGCGGTCGGCAAGGCCGCCCGCACACCCTCCGACGACGGCACCGACCCGGTCCTCGGCGCCATCCTCGCGAACCCTCCGGAGCAGGAGCCCGGCACCGTCTGGGCCTACAACCAGATCGCCACCTACCTCGCGGGCGCCGTGGTCCGGGCCGTCACGGGTGACGGGCTGCTGGAGTTCGCCCGGCCGCGGCTGCTCGACCCGCTCGGCGCCCACGACGTCCGCTGGCACCGCACGGCCACCGGCCGCGAGCTCGGCTTCTCCGGCATCCATGTCGGCTCCGACGCGATCCTTGCGCTCGCCCAGACCCACCTCGACGCGGGCCGGTGGGACGGCGAGCAGCTCCTCTCCCCCGAGTGGGTCGCCCGTGCCGTCGCCCCGTCCGGGCTGCCGAACACCGAGGCCGACCCCAACCCCGACTGGGCACAGGGCTACGGATGCTCGTTCTGGAACGCGCGGCACGGCTACCGCGGCGACGGCGCGTACGGCCAGTACGCGATCGTCCTCCCCGAGGAGGACATCGCGATCGCCATCACCTCCGAAGCCGTGGACATGCAGGCCGTGCTCGAGCTGGTCTGGGCGCACCTCCTGCCCGCGGTGGACCGCGACGGTGACGCAGCGGCGGACGACGACCTGGCCGATCGGCTCGCCGCCCTCCAGGTGCCCACCCCCGCCTCGACCGGGACCGGCCCCGACGAGGCGTCGTGGACCCGGGCCGGTGACAGCACCCTGCCCGAGGCGTATGGCGCGGCGAGCCTCTCGCGGTCCGGCGCGGCATACGAGCTCGTCCTGGACCACGACGGCACCAAGGCGCCGATCACCGTGGGTGACGGCGCCTGGACCGAGTCGGTGCTGGCGGTCGACGGGGCGGAGCTCCCGGTCGTCGCCGCCGGTGGTTGGCAGGAGGACGGGACGTTCACGGCGGACCTGCGGCTCATCGAGACCCCGCACTCGGTGCAGGTGCGGACCCACACGGACGGCACGGTGACGCTCGGATGGCGCGAGGTCCCGCTGCACGGTCCCGACCCCGTGAACGTCGCCGTGCGCGGCCCGGCCCTGCCTGCACAGACCTGA
- a CDS encoding VOC family protein: MDWTLEVVILPVSDLDSAVEFYRDKVGFDLDHRTTNEHMDVAQLTPRGSGCSIVVGTLPSQQEMSPGSMRGLQLVVADANAAREELVGRGVECSEVTVFDERDGGTFFGFADPDGNTWAVQQLRVRGEKPLIPLDHRGRFGADA, encoded by the coding sequence ATGGACTGGACCCTGGAAGTCGTCATCCTGCCCGTCAGCGACCTCGACTCGGCGGTGGAGTTCTACCGCGACAAGGTGGGCTTCGACCTCGACCACCGCACCACCAACGAGCACATGGACGTCGCCCAGCTGACACCCCGCGGCTCCGGCTGCTCGATCGTCGTCGGCACCCTCCCCTCCCAGCAGGAGATGTCGCCGGGGTCGATGCGCGGCCTGCAGCTGGTCGTCGCCGACGCGAACGCCGCGCGCGAGGAGCTCGTCGGCCGGGGCGTGGAGTGCAGCGAGGTGACGGTGTTCGACGAGCGGGACGGCGGGACGTTCTTCGGGTTCGCCGACCCGGACGGGAACACCTGGGCGGTCCAGCAGCTGAGGGTCCGGGGCGAGAAACCCCTGATCCCGCTCGACCACCGCGGCCGCTTCGGCGCCGACGCCTGA
- a CDS encoding MBL fold metallo-hydrolase, which yields MTTHSGPATVTVTPILVAELLVEGGRMPVYVHVIDHPEGRVLVDTGLTQTHPAVADMDPRVFPLDTQPALDLSGIDVVVNTHLHFDHCGGNHLFPGLPIYVQRQELEDARTQDDYTISEWVDAPGVTYVPVDGTHELYPGVRLLPTPGHTRGSQVVVVEADGRRIVVAGDTAVFFDELDHPRTEGQRAVCALDPTDVWLSHEHQAWHPSSEARG from the coding sequence ATGACCACCCACTCGGGCCCGGCCACGGTCACGGTCACGCCGATCCTGGTGGCCGAGCTGCTCGTCGAGGGCGGCCGCATGCCGGTCTACGTCCACGTCATCGACCACCCCGAGGGCCGCGTCCTCGTCGACACCGGTCTGACGCAGACGCACCCCGCGGTGGCTGACATGGACCCGCGCGTGTTCCCGCTGGACACGCAGCCCGCCCTGGATCTCTCCGGGATCGACGTCGTCGTCAACACGCACCTTCACTTCGACCACTGCGGCGGCAACCACCTCTTTCCCGGGCTGCCCATCTACGTCCAGCGCCAAGAGCTCGAGGACGCTCGTACCCAAGACGACTACACGATCAGCGAGTGGGTCGACGCGCCTGGCGTCACGTACGTCCCCGTGGACGGGACGCACGAGCTGTACCCCGGGGTCCGGTTGCTTCCCACGCCGGGACACACCCGCGGCTCCCAGGTCGTCGTCGTGGAGGCGGACGGACGTCGGATCGTGGTCGCCGGTGACACCGCGGTCTTCTTCGACGAGCTCGACCACCCGCGCACCGAGGGCCAACGCGCCGTGTGCGCCCTCGACCCCACCGACGTGTGGCTCTCGCACGAGCACCAGGCGTGGCACCCGTCGTCCGAGGCGAGGGGCTGA
- a CDS encoding hydantoinase B/oxoprolinase family protein: MNPAGLPTAYEHGGRLTPLGRTVDPILVEIVQGTLASVELEVETAIARTSRSPMIRDAHDFRAGIHDRQLRKLTGRSYSALVHPIVRDFPLAEMAEGDVFFHNDVYESEGGIGHLPDLCVTVPVFADGEVVAFVQAFGHHDDIGGAVPGSMPSNATSVHEEGLAVPPIKLWDKGIPNKAALRIMTRNSRMPDSLAADLDAECSACLMGARRLGELFARYGRADIEAAFDAILDATTETYRREILSKIPDGTYVWEDYAEHDGVDEPMLHTQRITLTKVSDAPADPENGRPAGPRLIIDFTGTAPQAKGPINHCGDYVGGNFLKKWLAPILRNLADTPERMAELDVNEGVVPLIEMRFPDKGTLLTPIFPAPTNARTFVILRLLGVLAGVVAKAVDGKMPADQETIRYTGVYGKDRDGNDYLMREVLGGGSGGRYYADGEDTIHVVPDSRNLPTEFTESRFPFIVERLGLAVDSGGAGRYRGGLGYEKQIRMLKDAHFMSIADRSILACWGVKGGKAGMSFNVTIDPGGPDEREVDALADAEPIRAGQVVRIRTTGGGGWGDPLDRPYDDVERDLRWGKVSFEGARRDYGVVATGSKDAPVVDVAASDALRSEHRSALPEKAAFFDRGPGYARLAEGRTTAEVDWL; the protein is encoded by the coding sequence ATGAACCCCGCTGGCCTGCCCACGGCATACGAGCACGGCGGACGGCTCACTCCGCTTGGGCGCACCGTCGACCCGATCCTGGTCGAGATCGTCCAAGGCACCCTGGCGAGCGTCGAGTTGGAGGTGGAGACCGCCATCGCGCGCACCAGCCGCTCCCCCATGATCCGCGACGCCCACGACTTCCGCGCCGGCATCCACGACCGGCAGCTGCGCAAGCTCACCGGGCGCTCGTACTCCGCGCTGGTGCACCCGATCGTCCGCGACTTCCCGTTGGCCGAGATGGCCGAGGGGGACGTCTTCTTCCACAACGACGTCTACGAGTCCGAAGGTGGGATCGGGCACCTGCCCGACCTCTGCGTCACGGTGCCGGTCTTCGCCGACGGCGAGGTGGTGGCGTTCGTCCAGGCGTTCGGGCACCACGACGACATCGGCGGCGCCGTGCCGGGATCGATGCCGAGCAATGCCACGAGCGTGCACGAGGAGGGCCTTGCCGTTCCGCCGATCAAGCTGTGGGACAAGGGAATCCCCAACAAGGCAGCCCTGCGCATCATGACCCGCAACTCGCGGATGCCTGACTCGCTGGCCGCCGACCTCGACGCCGAGTGCTCTGCCTGCTTGATGGGGGCGAGGCGTCTCGGTGAGCTGTTCGCGCGCTACGGCCGGGCCGACATCGAGGCCGCATTCGACGCGATCCTCGACGCCACGACCGAGACCTACCGCCGCGAGATCCTCTCCAAGATCCCCGACGGCACGTACGTCTGGGAGGACTACGCCGAGCACGACGGTGTCGACGAGCCGATGCTCCACACGCAGCGGATCACGCTGACCAAGGTGAGCGACGCTCCGGCCGATCCCGAGAACGGTCGTCCCGCCGGCCCCCGCCTCATCATCGACTTCACCGGCACCGCGCCCCAGGCCAAGGGCCCGATCAACCACTGCGGCGACTACGTCGGCGGCAACTTCCTCAAGAAGTGGCTCGCCCCGATCCTGCGCAACCTGGCCGACACCCCGGAGCGGATGGCCGAGCTCGACGTCAACGAGGGGGTCGTGCCGCTCATCGAGATGCGCTTCCCCGACAAGGGAACGCTGCTCACCCCGATCTTCCCCGCGCCCACCAACGCCCGGACCTTCGTCATCCTGCGGCTGCTCGGCGTCCTCGCCGGCGTCGTGGCCAAGGCCGTGGACGGCAAGATGCCCGCCGACCAGGAGACGATCCGCTACACCGGCGTCTACGGCAAGGACCGCGACGGCAACGACTACCTCATGCGCGAGGTCCTCGGTGGCGGCTCGGGCGGCCGTTACTACGCCGACGGCGAGGACACGATCCACGTCGTGCCGGACTCGCGGAACCTGCCGACCGAGTTCACCGAGAGCCGCTTTCCCTTCATCGTCGAACGCCTCGGCCTCGCCGTCGACTCCGGCGGCGCAGGGCGCTACCGCGGCGGGCTGGGATACGAGAAGCAGATCCGGATGCTCAAGGACGCCCACTTCATGTCCATCGCCGACCGCTCGATCCTCGCCTGCTGGGGGGTCAAGGGCGGCAAGGCCGGTATGTCGTTCAACGTCACCATCGATCCGGGCGGACCGGACGAGCGCGAGGTCGACGCCCTTGCCGACGCCGAGCCGATCAGGGCCGGTCAGGTGGTGCGCATCCGCACCACCGGTGGTGGCGGGTGGGGCGACCCGCTGGACCGTCCCTACGACGACGTCGAGCGCGACCTGCGCTGGGGCAAGGTGTCGTTCGAGGGAGCGCGCCGCGACTACGGCGTCGTCGCCACGGGGTCCAAGGACGCGCCGGTCGTCGACGTCGCGGCCTCCGACGCCCTGCGCTCCGAGCACCGGTCGGCGCTTCCGGAGAAGGCGGCCTTCTTCGACCGCGGGCCCGGCTACGCCCGCCTGGCCGAGGGACGGACGACCGCCGAGGTCGACTGGCTCTGA
- a CDS encoding alanine--glyoxylate aminotransferase family protein produces MTTLPRPEIDPDGLLEYSVVFTDRSLNHMSKRFVGVMQDIIDVLRTTYSAHTVAVVPGGGTYAMEAVARQLATDQQCLVVRNGLFSFRWSQILDAGSVASATTVCRARPASDEPQAPWSPAPVAEVIEAIERDRPQVVFAAHVETAAGILLPDDYVRAIADATHAVGGLFVLDCIASGALWADMTDLHVDVLISAPQKGWSGSPCAGFVMLSESGRERVMETASTSFAVDLQKWLTITEAYTHGQTPYHATMPTDSLARDAAIMLETRSLGLDVLRQAQVALGGKVRSLLAERGFASVAADGFAASSVVVSFTDDPEIKSGAKFKPGGMQVAAGVPLMCGERDDFSTFRLGLFGLDKLTDVDGTVQRLAEHLSR; encoded by the coding sequence GTGACCACGCTGCCCCGCCCCGAGATCGACCCCGACGGCCTGCTCGAGTACTCGGTGGTCTTCACCGACCGCTCGCTCAACCACATGTCGAAGCGCTTCGTCGGCGTGATGCAGGACATCATCGACGTCCTGCGCACGACCTACTCGGCCCACACGGTCGCGGTCGTCCCGGGAGGTGGCACGTACGCGATGGAAGCCGTCGCCCGACAGCTCGCCACCGATCAGCAGTGCCTCGTCGTGCGCAACGGCCTGTTCTCCTTCCGCTGGTCCCAGATCCTCGACGCCGGATCGGTCGCCTCCGCGACGACCGTGTGCCGCGCACGTCCGGCGTCGGACGAGCCGCAGGCTCCTTGGTCGCCGGCACCGGTCGCCGAGGTGATCGAGGCCATCGAGCGGGACCGGCCCCAGGTCGTGTTCGCCGCGCACGTCGAGACGGCTGCCGGGATCCTCCTGCCCGACGACTACGTTCGCGCGATCGCCGACGCGACGCACGCGGTCGGTGGGCTCTTCGTCCTCGACTGCATCGCCTCCGGAGCCCTGTGGGCGGACATGACCGACCTGCACGTCGACGTGCTGATCAGCGCACCCCAGAAGGGCTGGAGCGGATCGCCGTGCGCGGGCTTCGTCATGTTGTCGGAGTCCGGGCGCGAGCGCGTGATGGAGACGGCGTCGACGAGCTTCGCGGTCGACCTCCAGAAGTGGCTGACGATCACGGAGGCGTACACGCATGGCCAGACGCCGTACCACGCGACGATGCCCACCGACTCTCTCGCTCGGGACGCGGCGATCATGCTCGAGACCCGTTCGCTCGGGCTCGACGTCCTCAGGCAGGCCCAGGTGGCACTGGGTGGCAAGGTGCGGTCACTGCTGGCCGAGCGCGGTTTCGCCTCGGTCGCTGCCGACGGCTTTGCCGCGTCGAGCGTCGTGGTGTCGTTCACCGACGACCCGGAGATCAAGAGCGGGGCGAAGTTCAAGCCCGGTGGCATGCAGGTCGCCGCCGGGGTCCCCCTGATGTGCGGGGAACGCGACGACTTCTCGACGTTCCGGCTCGGGCTCTTCGGGCTCGACAAGCTCACCGACGTCGACGGGACCGTGCAGCGGCTGGCCGAACACCTGAGCCGTTGA
- a CDS encoding hydantoinase/oxoprolinase family protein, which yields MTTQPQRRIRIGIDTGGTFTDVVAFDEGSGELVTTKTPSTPANPADGFITGIHKVLDLMGATGADISAVAHGTTVATNQLLEGKVESLGFITTEGYEFILEIARQAVPDGYGNSYFWVKPPRIVPADLVRTVGGRIDFEGNEIRPFDEESAVAAARWFRDRGITTIGVCLLHSYADDSHELAVRDVLRREHPDAVVSISSEVLREYREYERSMTTLVDAAVKPKVSRYVANIHTRLDEIAPGVAFSIMKSNGGVLSADEVVNQPITTVLSGPAAGALGAGLIAQRAGFPKVLTCDGGGTSTDVSVVLDGEPTLTTEGTIGAYPSKIPMIDVVTVGAGGGSIAWVTPEGTLKVGPQSAGADPGPLCYAKGGTEPTITDAHVVLGRIPPHLLGGEIPLDVDAARRGLEELAARLDLDPVRCATGILEISAWNQANALRQVSVKRGLDVRDFMLTTFGGSGSLLACRLVDILDLAGVVVPRDPGNVSAFGLLTVDVKNDYVQTAVARHDALDRAAVQKTFDSLTERAAKALDGEGFPRSVHRYSRTVDLRYFGQAFEVRVAAPDGTVDEAYAAEVADRFHAEHRALYGYDFRHDPTQQVEWVNLRVTGVGPITRPELRDLPTRQSHGDSDSPTTTESLRDPTCPGTSDPSKTAGRRAVCFDADEGPVDTPVYWRPDLRAGDTFDGPAIVEEFGSTVPVHPGFTVRVDTIGNLVITRAGAAPADTADPTPTGGDR from the coding sequence GTGACGACACAGCCGCAGCGCCGCATCCGCATCGGCATCGACACCGGTGGGACGTTCACCGACGTGGTGGCCTTCGACGAGGGCTCCGGCGAGCTCGTCACCACCAAGACGCCGTCGACGCCGGCCAACCCGGCTGACGGGTTCATCACCGGGATCCACAAAGTGCTCGACCTCATGGGCGCCACGGGTGCGGACATCTCCGCGGTCGCCCACGGCACGACGGTCGCGACCAACCAGCTCCTCGAGGGCAAGGTCGAGTCGCTGGGGTTCATCACGACCGAGGGGTACGAGTTCATCCTCGAGATCGCGCGCCAAGCGGTACCCGACGGGTACGGGAACTCCTACTTCTGGGTCAAGCCCCCACGCATCGTCCCGGCCGACCTGGTTCGTACCGTCGGCGGGCGGATCGACTTCGAGGGCAACGAGATCCGGCCCTTCGACGAGGAGTCGGCGGTGGCTGCCGCCCGGTGGTTCCGCGACCGCGGCATCACGACGATCGGCGTCTGCCTCCTGCACTCCTACGCCGACGACAGCCACGAGCTCGCGGTGCGCGACGTCTTGCGCCGCGAGCACCCGGACGCGGTGGTGTCGATCTCGAGCGAGGTGCTGCGCGAGTACCGCGAGTACGAGCGGTCGATGACCACCCTCGTCGACGCCGCGGTGAAGCCCAAGGTCTCGCGGTACGTCGCCAACATCCACACCCGGCTCGACGAGATCGCCCCCGGAGTCGCGTTCTCCATCATGAAGTCCAACGGGGGCGTGCTCTCCGCCGACGAGGTCGTCAACCAGCCGATCACCACGGTGCTGTCCGGCCCCGCGGCAGGCGCCCTCGGCGCCGGGCTCATCGCCCAGCGGGCCGGCTTCCCCAAGGTCCTGACCTGCGACGGCGGCGGCACCTCGACCGACGTCAGCGTGGTCCTCGACGGCGAGCCCACGCTGACGACCGAGGGCACGATCGGCGCCTACCCCAGCAAGATCCCGATGATCGACGTGGTCACCGTCGGTGCCGGTGGCGGGTCGATCGCGTGGGTCACGCCGGAAGGGACGCTCAAGGTGGGCCCCCAGTCGGCCGGCGCCGACCCGGGACCGCTCTGCTACGCCAAGGGCGGTACCGAGCCGACGATCACCGACGCGCACGTCGTGCTCGGCCGCATACCTCCGCACCTCCTTGGTGGAGAGATCCCGCTCGACGTCGACGCCGCCCGGCGTGGCCTCGAGGAGCTCGCCGCCCGCCTGGACCTCGACCCCGTCCGCTGTGCCACCGGGATCCTCGAGATCTCCGCGTGGAACCAGGCGAACGCCCTTCGCCAGGTGTCGGTCAAACGGGGCCTCGACGTCCGTGACTTCATGCTGACGACCTTCGGCGGCTCCGGGTCGCTGCTCGCGTGTCGCCTCGTCGACATCCTCGACCTCGCGGGGGTCGTCGTCCCGCGCGACCCCGGCAACGTGTCGGCCTTCGGGCTGCTCACCGTCGACGTGAAGAACGACTACGTCCAGACGGCTGTCGCCCGCCACGACGCGCTCGACCGCGCCGCGGTGCAGAAGACCTTCGACTCGCTCACAGAACGGGCCGCGAAAGCCCTTGACGGTGAGGGCTTTCCGCGGTCGGTCCACCGCTACTCGCGCACGGTCGACCTGCGCTACTTCGGCCAGGCCTTCGAGGTCCGTGTCGCCGCCCCCGACGGCACCGTCGACGAGGCGTATGCCGCCGAGGTCGCCGACCGCTTCCACGCCGAGCACCGCGCGCTGTACGGCTACGACTTCCGGCACGACCCGACCCAGCAGGTCGAGTGGGTCAACCTGCGGGTGACCGGTGTCGGCCCGATCACCCGCCCCGAGCTGCGCGACCTGCCCACTCGCCAGTCCCACGGTGACTCCGACTCCCCCACCACCACCGAGTCTTTGAGGGATCCGACGTGTCCTGGCACGTCGGATCCCTCAAAGACTGCCGGTCGCAGGGCGGTCTGCTTCGACGCCGACGAGGGGCCGGTCGACACCCCGGTCTACTGGCGTCCCGACCTGCGCGCCGGCGACACCTTCGACGGCCCGGCGATCGTCGAGGAGTTCGGGTCCACCGTCCCCGTGCACCCCGGGTTCACCGTCCGCGTCGACACCATCGGCAACCTCGTCATCACCCGTGCGGGCGCCGCCCCAGCCGACACCGCCGACCCCACACCCACCGGAGGCGACCGATGA
- a CDS encoding carbon-nitrogen hydrolase family protein, with amino-acid sequence MRAFTAAAVQIAPVAGPLSPEVVRKNLDRCVDFTRRCVDATGAELVVLPETVTTGFTPDCSTEELWDLVSEIPGPVTEPVQQVARDLGVHVCVGTYERGPERGTVYNASVLIAPDGEVVGVYRKTHPFCTEHVDGGGWVTPGDTVTVIDTALGKIGMIVCFDGDYPELSRIQAVQGAEVILRPSALLRSADIWELTSRARAYDNHVFVVGANATGVDAAGVLYFGNSHIVTPVGHIVAKAASHEGWVSARLDPESALGSLTPGSNIGQGFDHLRDRNLDLIRNHRDDLERPAQSSFPH; translated from the coding sequence ATGCGCGCATTCACCGCCGCGGCCGTCCAGATCGCACCGGTCGCCGGTCCGCTGTCACCGGAGGTCGTCCGCAAGAACCTCGACAGGTGCGTCGACTTCACCCGTCGCTGCGTCGACGCCACCGGCGCCGAGCTCGTCGTGCTGCCCGAGACGGTGACGACCGGGTTCACGCCCGACTGCTCGACCGAGGAGCTGTGGGACCTCGTCTCCGAGATCCCCGGACCCGTCACCGAGCCCGTCCAGCAGGTCGCCCGAGACCTGGGCGTGCACGTCTGCGTGGGCACCTACGAGCGCGGTCCCGAGCGCGGCACCGTCTACAACGCCTCGGTGCTCATCGCCCCGGACGGCGAGGTGGTCGGCGTCTACCGCAAGACCCATCCGTTCTGCACCGAGCACGTCGACGGCGGCGGCTGGGTGACTCCCGGCGACACCGTGACCGTCATCGACACCGCACTCGGGAAGATCGGCATGATCGTCTGCTTCGACGGCGACTACCCCGAGCTGTCCCGCATCCAGGCCGTCCAGGGAGCCGAGGTCATCCTGCGTCCGTCGGCCCTGCTGCGGTCGGCCGACATCTGGGAGCTGACGTCGCGCGCCCGGGCGTACGACAACCACGTCTTCGTCGTCGGGGCCAACGCCACCGGTGTCGACGCCGCCGGCGTCCTCTACTTCGGCAACTCCCACATCGTCACGCCCGTCGGCCACATCGTCGCCAAGGCCGCGTCGCACGAGGGCTGGGTGTCTGCGCGCCTGGACCCCGAGTCCGCCCTGGGTTCGCTCACCCCGGGGTCGAACATCGGGCAGGGGTTCGACCACCTGCGCGACCGCAACCTCGACCTCATCCGCAACCACCGCGACGACCTCGAGCGCCCCGCCCAGTCCTCCTTCCCCCACTGA